A region from the Lutra lutra chromosome 1, mLutLut1.2, whole genome shotgun sequence genome encodes:
- the CAMP gene encoding cathelicidin antimicrobial peptide, translated as METQRDSTSLQRWSLLLLLLGLVVTPATSRTLSYREAVLRVVDSLNQRSSDENLYRLLKLNSQPQGDENPNIPQPASFTVKETVCPKTTEQPLEQCDFKDNGLVKQCGGTVSLDEDKSYFDISCEENLEVSKFGWLRDLFRRLRQGIGKIGGRIRRIFTKYQPPQEES; from the exons ATGGAGACCCAGAGGGACAGCACCTCCCTGCAGCGGTGGTCACTGTTGCTACTGCTTCTCGGCCTGGTGGTCACTCCGGCCACCTCACGGACCCTGAGCTACAGGGAGGCTGTGCTCCGTGTTGTGGATAGCTTAAACCAGCGGTCCTCAGATGAGAATCTCTACCGTCTCCTGAAgctgaactcacagccccaagga GACGAGAACCCAAACATCCCGCAGCCAGCAAGCTTCACCGTGAAGGAGACTGTGTGTCCCAAGACAACAGAGCAGCCCCTGGAGCAGTGTGATTTCAAGGACAATGGG CTGGTGAAACAGTGTGGTGGGACAGTCAGCCTGGACGAAGACAAGAGCTACTTTGACATCAGCTGTGAGGAG AACCTGGAAGTCAGCAAATTCGGCTGGCTGCGCGATCTCTTCAGGAGACTGAGGCAGGGTATTGGCAAAATTGGCGGGAGAATCAGGAGAATCTTTACGAAGTATCAGCCACCCCAGGAAGAGTCCTAA